Part of the Bacillus sp. N1-1 genome, ATATCCCCTGCGCTGACGATTAGAAAAGCAATGGGGGTAATGGAAACTCCTCCGCCACTTCCGCCTCCAAATGGCTCGCCTTTACTTTGGCCCTGCTGGTTGGACTGTTGTTTCAACATAAATTCACTACCACCAGCAGCAAATCCAAATCCAACCTTTGAAACCGTCAAAATAACACTCCCATCAGGAGTTTCGACCGGATCACCAATAATGGTGTTTACATCGATCATATCTTTCAGATTTTCCATTGCCGTTTGCATTAATCCTTCAATTGGATGTTCAGCCATGTGTTTTCCTCCTTCACTTCCTAAACCGCTAAGCCTCCTGTAACTTTTTCTGAGACTTCATCAATTTAATTACCGCGATCATAGCATGCCCCAGTTTGAACGTAATCATGCATTTCATATAAGTTTGAATTGTTTTCATTTCATAGATTGGTGTGACGATAAGCTGCGGGATTGTATGAAGGTTTGAGTAGTGTGATAGAAGAGTAAAGATCGCTACCTTCGCATTCATTACAATTTCAGCAAAGACAGCTGTATTGGCAGCATTTCCTACCCCAAAATTGGTTTCCCATTGAACATTTTTAAAACGTACTCGTTTCAAGAAAAATAAGAACGACTTTCTGGCACGAAATGCTTTTTTTAATACCTGAACCAATTCCTTCGTTTCACCTTTAAGCCCCTTTTCTTTCTTCTTCTTTTTGACAGTTTCTTCCCCCTCTTCAAATAACTCGATTAAGGGGATAGTCGTTTCATAGACGACAAGTCCAAAAAGCGCTCTCACAGCTATCTGAAGTTCCTCCACCGTTGAAGAATGTTCCATAATCACCGTTACTCTTACAGTCGAAAAAATAATAAGAGGTAAGGATGCGATGATTAAGAGTAAAAGAATAGCAGCGATCGCAATAATCACTAAACATCTCTCTCCTTTTATTTTTTGTAAGAGATCAAAAAATTAGAGTATAAAATAAACCTGCCCAAAATAGGCAGGTTTATTCATTATGAGATTTTATTTTTCATGTACAACAGTCGTATCAGCAAACAAATCATGAATGCCTTGTTTCTTTTTTGTGAAGGCCACGACGAGAAAACCTACAAATAAAATCGTCTTGCTTATAAATCGACCAATTCCTTCTCTAAAAATAACGGTTCCCCAGGTTAACTTCCTCTTATTAAGGGACGCTACCTTTAATCCGAAAAGCATTTTCCCAAGTGTCTGAGACAAAAATTTTGTCATCAAAATAAAATACATATAATAAACGATACCTGTTAGAATTGCCTGTAAAGGTAAAATGGCCGGTTCTGTTGCTGGTAAGTCAAATCCTCTTATTAGAGGTGTTATCAGAATGCCATTCAAACTTGCTACCACAATAATGTCAACCAAATATGCCCAAAAACGCATCCAGAAGCCCGCATAACGTACGTGCCTCGCTTCTGTGTCTACCGATGCGGGAGGGGCAGTCATACTCATTGTTTCGTCCATTCTGCCTGCCTCCTTATTCAGAATATAAATACATTAACTCAGGGGATTGCGGCGTTGATAGAAGTTGCTGAATGCCTAAAAGATCTTTGTCGGGCCCCATGAGTTTTGCAGCTGTCATTTCAAATAATGAATTAAAACCAAGGTTTTGCTTATATTGAATAACTTGTAGCTTGTTATCTCCAAGATCTTTCTTCATTCCTTCAATTGTATCTTCTAAATTACCAAGATCATCTACAAGGTTCACTTCTTTCGCTTGTCTTCCATCGTATATTCTACCGTCAGCAAGTTCACGGACTTTGCTTTCGTCTATTCCTCTACCTTCACTCACGACCCGAACAAACTGATCATATGAGTTATCAATCATTGATTGTAAAATCTCTCGCTCTTCTTCGGTCATTTCTCGGCTCGGTGACATGATATCTTTATGAGGACCGCTCTTAATCGTCTCCCACTTCACACCAACTTTTTCAGCTAATTCTGCATAATTCATTGATTGCATGATTACCCCAATTGAACCTGTAATTGTAGAAGGACTTGCTACAATTTTATCTGTCGGAGCAGAAATGTAATAACCTGCAGAAGCTGTCATACTTCCCATTGAAGCGTAGATCGGTTTATCCGTTTTTTCTTTGATCTCCAAAAGTTTATCGTGAATCTCTTCACTTTCTACCACACCACCGCCTGGCGTATTCAACCTTAATATAATACCTTTTACGCTCTTATCTTCTGCAGCATGCTCTAACCGCTTCATAAATATATCGTGATTGTATCCAGCCTGCGGTAAAAAGCTGGTATTCGTTCCTGTATCTTGAATAACACCTTCCACATTAAGAACGGCGATTTTATTCGAGCTGCTCCCTTCTTCAATAACCGTCTCAGCAAATTGGTCTGTCGTGTTCATTTCCTCCTGCCACCCGCCAAATGCCAGACTTGAAACAAAATTAAAGCCAAGTGATACGATGATGAGAACAACTGTAATACCTAATGCAATCCATCGTTTTCCATTCATAGTAAGCCTCCTCTATATCCTGATGCTATCTTATGTACGATGAGACCAAGTTATTGGTTTCATATTTTTGAGAATACCATACAAAATAAGGAAGCGCACTTCCTAGACGTACGGAAACAAATTTAGTACAACTCTATTGGATAGAATAAGTATTGTTCTTCTCACTCCATTTTAAAATCGTTTTAACGCCTTATAAAGGCAACTAAATTCAATTTTTTCTTTTTTCTAAAAAGAGAGAGTGTTAAAGTAAAAAGGACTAACAGTTGGACAAGGAGGAATTCAAATGCCAAATCGACGTAATTTGTTTTTTTTCTACAAACAGACAAAAGAAATCCAGGAAAAGGTAGAACCTTTGAAGGCACTTGCAGAAAAAAATGATTTTCATATTGTAGAAAGTCCTGAAGAGGCGAGCATTATCGCTAGTATCGGGGGAGACGGAGCTTTTCTTCAAGCGGTTAGAAAAACAGGCTTTCGTGAAGATTGTCTCTATGTCGGTATTTCTACTGGCGAGCTAGGATTTTATTGTGATTTCCACATCGACAACATTCAAAATATGGTGGACGACATTTTATCAGAAGGTATTGAAGTACGTCGTTATCCGACAATAGAAGTAATGGTAAACAACGAATCCTCTTTCTATTGCTTGAATGAATGCACCATTCGATCATCAATTATTAAAACACTTGCTATGGAAGTATACGTAGAAGATTTTCACTTTGAAACGTTTCGGGGAGATGGCCTCATTGTTTCCACCCCAACAGGAAGTACGGCATATAACAAATCCGTAAATGGTGCTGTGGTAGATCCTAAACTTGCTTGTATGCAAGTAAGCGAACTTGCTTCACTTAACAATAATCATTACCGTACACTTGGCTCTCCATTTTTATTAAGTGATGAGAGAACGCTTACGCTTCAAGTCATTCAAGACGGCAATGACTATCCGGTTATCGGTATCGATAATGAAGCGATGAGCATACAACATGCTAAAGAAATTCAAATTCATATCCCAGAAAAACGCATCAAAACTGTTAAGCTTAAAAACAATTCTTTTTGGCATAAAGTGCAAAGAAGTTTTCTTTAAGGAAAAGCGCCGCAAAATATGCGGCGCTTTTGTATTGAATTAAATTTGACTAAGAGAAATCATTTTTTTCATACACAACCGTTTCATCCACAACTGTCATGACCGGATTTGTTTCAAGTATAAGATCTGGATCACAATGAAAGATATCACGATCTAAAACAGTAAAATCAGCATCAAAGTTCTCTTTAATCATACCTCTTTCATGCTCTCTTCCAATAGCAAACGCACTGCCTTTTGTAAAAAGAGAGACGCTCTCAAACACCGACAACTTTTGTTCAGGATAATACCCACCATGAGATTCTTCAGGACGTTTTCGTGTAACAGCTGCATGAATACCTAGTAATGGATTGACAGGTTCAATTGGCGCATCCGACCCACCAGCAATGGGTACCCCACTTTCAAGAAGGGTTTTCCATGCAAAGGACATTCCCATTCTATCTTCTCCAAGACGTTCCATAACCCACGGAAAGTCTGATGCAACAAATCTTGGCTGAATATCGAGAATGACTGAAAGCTGTTTTAATCGCTTTAATAAATCTTCACGCATTACTTGAGTGTGAATCAGGCGATCTCTCAAACCGTATGGAGCAGGGTACTGTTCAATGGCTTCAATCGCATACTCAAGAGCCAGATCACCAATGACATGAATGGCCACAGGCATATCATGCGACCTCGCTTTCTTAACAAGTTCAGTCAGCCCTTCAATGCTATGAATGGCAACTCCTGACGTGTCAGGGGAATCATTGTATGGATGGCTTAACAATGCCGTCCGTCCTCCCAGTGCCCCATCAGCAAAGATCTTCATCGCACCAAGTTCAACATAGTTTGTTCCATCTCCAAAGCCTAGCCCCTGTTTTCGCATGTCTTCGATAACTTCGTGATGCACGAGTAAATTCGCTCTGAATTTGCGCTGACCATTGATCACATTCAAAAAAGTTTCGTAAGTACGCGTAAACCCACCGTAATAGTTTAAATCTTCACTATGACCACCTGTCACTCCTTGCGCAACGAGATCATCTACTGAACACGATAGTGCTTTTTCGAGAAACTCGATGCTTACCTCAGGCATAGCATCCTTAACTAATTCCTGTGCACGGTCAAGTAAATACCCAGTTGCTCTGCCGTTATTATCACGCATAATCACGCCACCTTCAGGATCAGGCGTATCATCCGTAATCCCCGCAAGATCGAGCGCAATTGAGTTAGCAAGAATCGCATGTCGACATACTCTTGTTAACATCATCGGATGATCTGGCGCAATCTCATCCAACTCATCACGATGAAAGATTTTTCGATCCTGAAAATTGTTTTCATTCCAACCTTCTCCAATCACCCACTCAAATGGGGCAATTTCATCTACTTTCTTTTCAAGAAGACTTTTCATTTCTTCTGCAGAACCAGCTTCCGATAAATCAAGGCGAAGGAGCTTTTCCCCATGCCCAATCATATGAAGATGACTATCGACAAATCCAGGAATCATCACATTCCCTTTCAAATCATACTGTGCCGTCAGTTCTTTTCCGAACATCGAGGTAAGTTCTGATTTAGACCCGACCTTTTTTATTCGGCCATTTTCTGTATAAACAGCTTCTACTGTTTCATTTTCATGTTCAAGCGTATAGATCTTTCCACCAAACCAAAGCGTTCCCACTCATGTTCTCCCCTTTATGCCAATTGTGAGCTTATTGTATCATTCCTATTATAAACTGTGAATCTTCTGGTTTTTCTTCAAACTCTTGGTTGATTTTTCAATCATGATACAATAAGAATAACTAAGAGAAAGTGCAAGACAATTGTTGAAGGTGAGGAAATCACGTTGAAGAAGAAGATTTTATTTACAGGCGGTGGATCAGCCGGACACGTTACCGTTAATTTAGCTCTTATCCCCCGTTTCTTAGAAGAAGATTGGGATATCCATTATATCGGATCCGAAAAAGGGATTGAACGTCAGCTTATAGAACCCGTTAAAGGTGTTAGGTATCATCACGTTGCAACTGGAAAGCTAAGAAGATATTTTGACTGGAATAACTTTAAAGATCCTTTTAAAGTCATTAAAGGCGTTGGAGAAGCTTTCTCTATTATTAAACGAGAAAAACCATCTGTTATTTTCTCAAAAGGTGGATTTGTTTCTGTCCCGGTTGTGATTGCCGGTAAAATGAACGGAGTACCTGTCATTATTCACGAATCTGATTTAACTCCCGGGCTTGCTAACAAAGTAGCAATTCCTTTCGCATCAAAAGTGTGCACCACTTTTCCAGAAACTGTGAAGCACCTTCCTGAAAATAAGGCAGAATACATTGGGGCTGTTGTCCGAGATGAATTAAAAAGCGGGAACCGATCAAAAGGACTCTCATTCGCTGAATTTAGTGGAACAAAACCAGTAATGCTTATTATGGGAGGTAGTCTAGGAGCAAAGCGGATCAACGAATCGGTTCGTAACCAGCTCAATCAGTTGCTCCAAACTTTCGATATCCTTCACCTTACAGGTAAAGGACAGGTTGATGAGTCACTTCAAATGAAAGGTTACAAACAATTTGAATATGTAACAGATGAACTTCCTGATCTATTAGCAATGGCCGACTTAATCGTTTCTAGAGCTGGATCGAATTCTATCTTTGAATTCCTTGCGCTAAAGAAACCAATGTTGCTCATTCCACTATCGAGAGCAGCAAGTAGAGGTGACCAAATCTTAAATGCTCAATCATTTCAAAAATCGGGCTATGCCAACGTTTTGTTAGAAGAAGATTTAACTGACGCTTCTTTCTTAAGATTAGTACGCGAAACTTATGAGAAACGGTCGACTTACTTAAAAGCAATGGAGCAAGATAATGCCGGAGATCAAGCGAATAAAATCGAGTCATTGATTAAAAGCATCGCAAAATAAGAAGAAGAGGACCAAAAAATGGTCCTCTTTTTTAATTACCTATAAGATGTGTTGTCTTATTTTATGAAGCTCCCTGCGTTTCTTTTTGTCGGAGTTCAATTCTTCTTATCTTTCCAGACGTGGTCTTTGGAAGTTCCTCAATAAATTCAATCTTACGGGGGTATTTGTACGGCGCCGTCAGCTCTTTAACATGGTCTTGAAGCTCACGAGTTAACGCATCACCTGCCTGACTGGTATCTTTTAATACAATATATGCTTTAACGATATTCCCTCTTACTTCATCTGGACTTGCCACGACGGCACACTCCTGAACAGCTGGATGCTTAACGAGAGCATCTTCCACTTCAAAAGGTCCAATGGTATATCCAGAGCTAATAATAATATCATCACCTCTCCCCTCAAACCAGAAGTAGCCATCGTCATCTTTGGACGCCTTATCCCCTGTTAAATAATAATCCCCTCTATATGCCATCTGTGTACGCTCTTGATCTTGATAGTACTTTTTGAAAAGAGCTGGCACATCTTTATGCACGGCAATATCGCCAACTTCTCCAACTTGAGCCGGCTCTCCCTCTTCATTGATAATTTCTACCTGGTTTCCCGGGGTTGGTTTCCCCATTGACCCTGGTTTTACTTCCATTCCTTTTAGAATGCCAACAAGCAGCGTATTTTCCGTTTGACCGTAGCCGTCTCTTACATCGATTTTAAAATACTTTCTAAACGTATCAATAACCTCACGATTAAGAGGTTCTCCCGCTGAAACGGCACTCCGTAGGACGGCGAGATTGTAGCGATCCAAACCATCTACTTTTGCCATTAATCGGTATTCTGTCGGAGTACAACAAAGAACATTAATGTCGTATATGGAAAGGAAACCAAGATATGCTTCAGGATCAAATTTACCACTGTATAAGAATCCAGTAGCTCCACTGCCTAACGTAGCAACAAATGGACTCCATATCCACTTCTGCCAACCAGGTCCAGCTGTTGCCCAAACGTTATCCCCTTCCTGAATATCAAGCCAGGATGCAGAAGTGGTTCTTAAATGAGCATACGCCCAACCATGGCTATGCACAACGCCTTTAGGATTACCAGTGGTACCTGACGTATAGGAAAGGAATGCCATATCATCACGCAATGTGTTAACGGCCTCGAAAGAAGCGTTTTCATTTTCGGATTGTTGAAGTAATGGAAGCCACCCACTTGTCTCTTTCCCGACACTGAACTTATATTTCAGTGAAGGCGCATCACTTTCTACCCCTGCAAATGCTTCAATTAATTGCGATTCACAAATAACCGCCTTTGCTTCTGCATGATTTATTCGGTATACCAGATCCTTCTTCCGTAACATTTCCGAGGAAGGAATAACGACAAGGCCTGCTTTTAGACATGCAATGTAGACAGCATATGTATCAATAAGCCTAGGCATCATAATTAACACCCGATCTTGCGGTGCTAATCCTCCACTTGTTAAAGCACCGGCAATGCGGTTCGCCTTTTCAAATAATTGCTTGTATGTAATTTCCTGCTCATCACCTTGATCGCTTCGCCATTTTAAAGCAACCTTGTCTTCATTAGAAACAAATCGTTCCATTTCACTTGTTAAATTATAATATTCTGGTGCAATTAAGTCTTTCATCGTGTGCCTCCTCTATTATGTAATAGTTACATTATACACAAAAGTATGAAAGTTTTGAATCTAATCAAGCGAAAACAGCCGCTCATACAACGCTGCTGGAAGCAATAAAAGAGGAAGATGCTGATGCATCTTCCTCTGAGCCAATTTATTCAATTATTTGGAATATCCTCCGAACTGCTGTTCAGACTGCTGAACAAGACGCTTTGTGATCTCGCCACCAACTGAGCCGTTTGAACGTGAAGTTGAATCAGGACCAAGATTCACGCCAAATTCAGAAGCAATTTCATATTTCATTTGATCTAGAGCCTGCTGTACACCAGGGACTACAAGGTTGTTTGAACTGTTATTTGCCATGAGTTAATCACCTCCTTGCTCATATCATGTGATAGACAAGAAGGTGCTATCCTTAATAACTTATGGCATTGGGGTAAAATGCTGGAAGTCTAAAGCAATTCATCAAATGAATCGTCTTTTTCTTTAATGAGGATCGTTTCAACACCATTTACCGCTTCCTCAACAAGTTCATCAATTGGCAAGTATTGTTCAAATTTATTCGCATGCTCACGTTTCGGCTTTGTTTTTGGAGCTTCAGGCAAGAATACCGTACAACAGTCTTCGTAAGGGCGAATTGAGATGTCATACAAGTCAATCGCTCTTGAAATTCTCATAATTTCAATTTTATCCATCGAAATAAGCGGCCTTAATACCGGATAGTTTGTTACTTCGTTGATCGTATTCATACTCTGAATCGTTTGACTTGCAACCTGGCCAAGACTTTCTCCTGTTGCAATGGCCAAAGCATTATTTTTCTCAGCAAGTTTTTCTGTAATGCGCATCATCATTCTTCTCATAATCGTCATGCTATAGTTATCTGGCATTTCCTTTTGTATCGCCTTTTGCGTATTTGTAAACGGAACGATATGAAGGCGAATGTCCCCACCATAACGGGATAAAACTTTTACAAGATCCTCCACTTTTTGTCTCGAACGTTCGCTTGTAAAAGGCGGACTGTGAAAATGAACAGCCTCAACTTTTACGCCTCGTTTCATTGTAAGATAGCCTGCAACAGGACTATCAATACCACCAGAAAGCATGAGCATCACTTTATTGTCTTGTACAGTTGGCAATCCACCTGCACCTTCGGAATTATTGCAGCTAAGATAAGCACCATCTTGCTTCACTTCAACTTTCAATTCCATGTCAGGATGGTGTACATCAACAGTCAATTTCTCTGTGTTACTTAATACATACCCTCCAATATCACGGTTCATGTCCTGCGATCGGTGCGGAAACTGTTTGAATGGCCTTCTAACCGTTACTTTAAACGTCATACTGTCGTTACCCATTTGATCTTTCACTAGCTGTAATGCTTTTTCTTTAATCAAATCTATGTCGTGTTCTGTTTTTATAGCCACACTTAAAGAATGAATCCCAAAAATTGTTTTAAGTTTCATTAAAATTGGTTCTGGATCTTCGTCATTAAGTTTGACAATCATTCGATCAAAAGATTGATGTACTTCAATTGCCGGGTAATCCGACAATACTTGCTTCACTCTTTTTTTCAAAGATGTAATAAAACCTTTTCTATTTTTCCCTTTAAGAGAAATTTCACCGTAGCGAAGGATGATGTGATCATACATAGCTATTACCTCATTACTTGTTTTAGTTTTGGTACTTCAGTTTGCAATTCGTTTAGAAATATATCAATTTGCTCTTTAGTCGTTTCAAAAGAAAGACTAATTCGAATAGCAGATCTTGCTCGTATCGTGGTCATACCAACTGCCGCTAATACATGGCTTATTTCAGCCGTTTTTGATGAACATGCGGAACGCGTAGAAACATAAATCTCTTTTTCTTCGAGCGCATGAATTAATACTTCTGGTTTAATACCAGGAACTGAAAAATTCACAATATGTGGCGCGCCTGACATTGAACTATTTAGCTCAATTCCGTCGATTTTTGATAGCTCTGCAAACACGTGCGTTCTTAAAGTTTCCAGCATGCTCTTTTGAGTTTTTGCTCTATTTAAATACAAGCGAAGAGCCTTTGCCATCGCAACAATTCCCGGGCCATTTTCTGTACCGGAGCGAATTTCCCTTTCCTGCCCTCCACCAGAGAGGAGTGGAAGCAAAGTGATCTTCTCTCGTTTAATTAATAAACCATTTCCTTTAAGACCGTGAAATTTATGAGCTGAGTACGAAACAAAATCGGCCTGAACATCATTAAAATCAAGTGGTACTTTTCCAATCCCCTGGACATCATCAATATGAAAAAGGGCACGTGACTTCTGCTTAATAAGATGTCCGATCTCTTTAATAGGTTGAATTGATCCCAGTTCATTATTCACATGCATAATGGAAACAAGAATGGTATCAGGAGTGAGTGCTTTTTTTAGCTCATCTAAAGATACCTTCCCATCTTGATCAACTGGCAAATAGGTTACTGAAAATCCTAATAATTCAAGTTGTCGAAATGCTTCTAAGGTAGAGGCATGTTCAATGCAACTCGTAATCAGATGCTTCCCCCGGTTCAAGTACTGAAATGCTGTTCCTTTGATGGCGAGATTATTACTTTCCGTTCCACCTGAAGTAAAAATAACTTCATTTATTTTCACGTGCAATAACTCTGCAATGCTTGATCTTGCTTGGCGGAGTAACCTTTCTACCTCTCCTCCTTTTCGGTGAAGAGAAGAAGGATTTGCAAAAAACTTTTCAGACACTGTACGAAAAGCATCAAGCGCTTCGTTATACGGCTTCGTCGTAGCACTATTATCCAAATAAATCATATTATGACACCTTCAGTCATCTTTTATTTCCAACTAATAATCTTACCATAGGTTAAAGTAATTACCAAATCAACTATTCTATCTTAAAGAGAAGGAACGATAGGATTAAACCTTTTCACCTATGGGTGATATTACCAAAGTCGCTTTATTCCATATACGAAAAGAGGAAAAATAGTCAGAATAATTAATCATTAGAAGAAACGTTATGATTCGTCGATTAATTGTGTTAATATGAAGTCCGAAAATTAGGACATGTTAAACAGTTGATTCAGGAGGCAATTATGAAACTAAAATTATCGAATAAAGACACATTGACGATCGGATTAATGCTATTTGCACTCTTCTTAGGTGCGGGAAATATGATCTTCCCTCCAGCGCTTGGAAACTCTGCAGGTGAAAACATTTGGATTGCCACAGCTGGCTTTCTTATCACAGGTGTCGGCTTACCACTTCTTGGCGTAACAGCTATTGGCTTAACCGGTGGAAGTTTAAGGGACATCGCATCCAAAGTACATCCGCTATTTGGACTTATTTTCACAGCCATTCTCTACCTTGCAATCGGCCCATTCTTCGGAATACCGCGCACGGGTACTGTAGCTTTCGAGATCGGTGTTGTGCCATTTCTAAATGACTCTACAAACGTAAATGAATTGCCTTTATTTCTCTATACACTTATTTTCTTCGGATTAACATTCTGGTTATCATTAAACCCGACAAGGTTAGTGGATCGAGTTGGAAAAATACTAACCCCAATTTTAATTTTAGTCCTAGGTAGTCTCATCATTGGAGCATTTATAAATCCTCCTGGACCTTTATCAACGCCTGCACCTGATTATAAGAGCGGCGTGTTCTTTAAAGGCTTTATCGAAGGATATCTTACAATGGACGCTATTGCTGCCCTTGTATTCGGAATCGTTGTGATACAAGCTGTCAACGATAAAGGCGTTTCTGATCGTAAAAATGTTTCGATTGCTGTACTAAAAGCGGGCATTCTTGCAGCGATTGGATTAACGGCCATTTATCTTTCATTGGCGTATATCGGTGCAACAAGCACGAGCCTTGTTGGATCCGCAAATAACGGGGGAGCGATATTATCAAGTATTGCTAGCTACTTATTTGGCTCATTAGGAACGCTTTTGCTCGGGGCGGCGATAACCTTCGCCTGCTTAACCACATCTGTAGGCCTCGTAACCGCCTGCGGAGAATATTTTTCTAAAACATATCCAAAGCTTTCCTACAAAACCGTTATTCTAGTCGTAACGCTATTTAGTACATTCGTTGCGAATCTCGGTCTTACACAGCTTATTACGTTTACTTTACCTGTTTTAATTGCCATTTATCCGATCGCTATCGTTTTAATTTTTCTAACATTTATTGAGAATGTTTTTCCGATTCACCACTATGTTTATAGGGGAGCGATTATCTTAACAGTATTCATTAGCGTGCCAAACGCTCTAGAAGGAGCGGGAATTGTTTTGCCAGGTATGGGTGTCATGCAAACACTGCCGCTTTATAGCGAAGGCGTAGGATGGATTATCCCGGCCATTGTAGGCGCTGTGATCGGCCTCTTACTCTCTAGAACAACTAAACAAGCGTCGTAATTCGAGAACGCAGGCTATCCGCCTGCGTTCTTTCTCTTTTGTTAAATGTCCATTCACTGAAACGAATCATTAGGAAGATCTTGAGACACAAAAAAAGCTCTCCTCGAAAGGAGAGCTACGATTCAACAGGTTCTCTTACATCATTTTTAAGAGTTTGAAGCACCTGTGGATCTACTTTTTCAATTGCAGCTTCAGCTGTAGACAAGGCATCATCATACTCATATTGTCTAAAGTGATTTTCTGCTTTTTGCAGCAATTCATCCACACTTCGATGCTTCCCACGATACCGATTGCCAAACTGGATCAAACGTTCCGTTAAGACAGCGTCTTCGACAAGCTTCTTCGTAATTTCCGTGCTGTGCTCAACCGCACGTTCCGCGTCAGCTAACACTTCATTAATCTGATAGATATCAAGCGGTACGTCTGAAAGGCGTTCACTTAATTCGATAATAATGTCTTCAGCTAGTTCATAGCCATCAAGATAAGACTCAGGTATGCCTGGTAAATTACTTAATTTCATCATTCTTCTAGATTCGATTAACTTCCGCTTTAGATCTTTGATTGTATCTAGTGCTTTAAGCTCATCTCGCCTAAGCATGTGCAAGTTTTCTTTCTGAATCTGCATTTCGTGATCAATCGTTGCAAGATCTTCTTTTAGAGAAAGCACTGACTCAGCAAGAGTCGTATAAGCTTGTTGATTACCATCTACCGCTTCCCGAACAGCATTAAAGCGAATATGCATATCTGAGATTTTCAGTTCGATATCTTTTATCATGTTTAGTTCCTGTTCTTCTAACCGATAGCTTAGTTGAACAACGTTCGTTTCTTCCTGTAAATCCTGAAGATAAGAATTTGTTTTGAACAGTTCATGTTCGATCTCTTCTACTTTTTCAGTAACGAGGTGCCTTGCATCTACCTCGGCTTCTAATTGGTCATAAAGTCCTTCAATACTTCTTCGTACCGAATCGATTTCTGTTTTCATTTCTTGAACTTCTGTCTTCTCAATGGCAGATTCAAAACGTACGAGGTCTGATTCTACCTGTTCGATGTGATCCTGAATTTCCAGGTGATCAAGAACATAGCCTTCAGATGCCATCGCAGAAGTACCATCTTCAAGCTCTTTCAATTGAGCAGGTATTTGCGTATGAACTAGCGCAATTAATTCTGGTGTTACAGCAATTTTATCCTGAACAGCTGTTAACCGTTCTTGAATTTCCATTAGTACGCTTCTTGCCTCAAGATAATTTCCTTCTTCTGTATGCTGTTCATAATGCTTAAGATTCTGCTTTAGCTCATCAAGCTCTGCATCAAGCGTTGGATAAGCTTTTCCAAGCGAACGGTTCTGAGATAAAAGCCGTTGCTTTGCTTCCCTAAACACTTCTTGGACAGAAATAA contains:
- a CDS encoding undecaprenyldiphospho-muramoylpentapeptide beta-N-acetylglucosaminyltransferase; this encodes MKKKILFTGGGSAGHVTVNLALIPRFLEEDWDIHYIGSEKGIERQLIEPVKGVRYHHVATGKLRRYFDWNNFKDPFKVIKGVGEAFSIIKREKPSVIFSKGGFVSVPVVIAGKMNGVPVIIHESDLTPGLANKVAIPFASKVCTTFPETVKHLPENKAEYIGAVVRDELKSGNRSKGLSFAEFSGTKPVMLIMGGSLGAKRINESVRNQLNQLLQTFDILHLTGKGQVDESLQMKGYKQFEYVTDELPDLLAMADLIVSRAGSNSIFEFLALKKPMLLIPLSRAASRGDQILNAQSFQKSGYANVLLEEDLTDASFLRLVRETYEKRSTYLKAMEQDNAGDQANKIESLIKSIAK
- a CDS encoding acyl--CoA ligase, with amino-acid sequence MKDLIAPEYYNLTSEMERFVSNEDKVALKWRSDQGDEQEITYKQLFEKANRIAGALTSGGLAPQDRVLIMMPRLIDTYAVYIACLKAGLVVIPSSEMLRKKDLVYRINHAEAKAVICESQLIEAFAGVESDAPSLKYKFSVGKETSGWLPLLQQSENENASFEAVNTLRDDMAFLSYTSGTTGNPKGVVHSHGWAYAHLRTTSASWLDIQEGDNVWATAGPGWQKWIWSPFVATLGSGATGFLYSGKFDPEAYLGFLSIYDINVLCCTPTEYRLMAKVDGLDRYNLAVLRSAVSAGEPLNREVIDTFRKYFKIDVRDGYGQTENTLLVGILKGMEVKPGSMGKPTPGNQVEIINEEGEPAQVGEVGDIAVHKDVPALFKKYYQDQERTQMAYRGDYYLTGDKASKDDDGYFWFEGRGDDIIISSGYTIGPFEVEDALVKHPAVQECAVVASPDEVRGNIVKAYIVLKDTSQAGDALTRELQDHVKELTAPYKYPRKIEFIEELPKTTSGKIRRIELRQKETQGAS
- a CDS encoding alpha/beta-type small acid-soluble spore protein, whose product is MANNSSNNLVVPGVQQALDQMKYEIASEFGVNLGPDSTSRSNGSVGGEITKRLVQQSEQQFGGYSK
- the thiI gene encoding tRNA uracil 4-sulfurtransferase ThiI — protein: MYDHIILRYGEISLKGKNRKGFITSLKKRVKQVLSDYPAIEVHQSFDRMIVKLNDEDPEPILMKLKTIFGIHSLSVAIKTEHDIDLIKEKALQLVKDQMGNDSMTFKVTVRRPFKQFPHRSQDMNRDIGGYVLSNTEKLTVDVHHPDMELKVEVKQDGAYLSCNNSEGAGGLPTVQDNKVMLMLSGGIDSPVAGYLTMKRGVKVEAVHFHSPPFTSERSRQKVEDLVKVLSRYGGDIRLHIVPFTNTQKAIQKEMPDNYSMTIMRRMMMRITEKLAEKNNALAIATGESLGQVASQTIQSMNTINEVTNYPVLRPLISMDKIEIMRISRAIDLYDISIRPYEDCCTVFLPEAPKTKPKREHANKFEQYLPIDELVEEAVNGVETILIKEKDDSFDELL
- a CDS encoding cysteine desulfurase family protein; translated protein: MIYLDNSATTKPYNEALDAFRTVSEKFFANPSSLHRKGGEVERLLRQARSSIAELLHVKINEVIFTSGGTESNNLAIKGTAFQYLNRGKHLITSCIEHASTLEAFRQLELLGFSVTYLPVDQDGKVSLDELKKALTPDTILVSIMHVNNELGSIQPIKEIGHLIKQKSRALFHIDDVQGIGKVPLDFNDVQADFVSYSAHKFHGLKGNGLLIKREKITLLPLLSGGGQEREIRSGTENGPGIVAMAKALRLYLNRAKTQKSMLETLRTHVFAELSKIDGIELNSSMSGAPHIVNFSVPGIKPEVLIHALEEKEIYVSTRSACSSKTAEISHVLAAVGMTTIRARSAIRISLSFETTKEQIDIFLNELQTEVPKLKQVMR